A stretch of Natronococcus sp. CG52 DNA encodes these proteins:
- a CDS encoding VOC family protein: MDHDHADPDHAGSLHHLELYASDLEVSLPLWDWLLGELGYERKNEWDDGCSWINGPTYVVLVQAVDSDHPFDRRAAGLNHVAFHAASREQVDDLARQLRDREDASLLYEDRHPFAGGYYALYCEDPEGIKIEVVGPKE, from the coding sequence ATGGATCACGATCACGCGGACCCCGACCACGCCGGCAGTCTCCATCACCTCGAACTGTACGCGTCCGACCTTGAGGTTTCGCTTCCGCTCTGGGACTGGCTGCTCGGCGAACTCGGCTACGAGCGGAAAAACGAGTGGGACGACGGCTGCTCCTGGATCAACGGCCCGACCTACGTCGTGCTCGTGCAGGCCGTCGATTCCGACCACCCGTTCGACCGCCGGGCCGCCGGACTGAACCACGTCGCGTTCCACGCCGCTTCTCGCGAGCAGGTCGACGACCTCGCGCGGCAGCTCCGCGATCGCGAGGACGCGAGCCTGCTGTACGAGGACCGACACCCGTTCGCCGGCGGCTACTACGCCCTCTACTGCGAGGACCCCGAGGGGATCAAAATCGAGGTCGTCGGCCCGAAGGAGTGA